A single genomic interval of Saccharothrix saharensis harbors:
- a CDS encoding anhydro-N-acetylmuramic acid kinase: MRVIGLISGTSMDAIDVAVADLSIDGRTVVLTPVEHAEHPFPEDLRRPPTSAAELCALDTRLGRAFAEVASRYRGDLVSSLGQTVHHWVEDGRCLGTLQLGQPAWIAEATGLPVVADLRVRDVAAGGHGAPLASTLDALWLADFDGPATALNIGGIANVTKVSPGGVVAYDTGPGNALMDAAMTVLSGGLRNQDTDGEFARRGRVRADLLDRLLADPYYALPAPKSTGKEHFNSAYLDRVTEGLTMPAEDLLATLTELTARTIAAECEGTVIGSGGGMRNPALVESLSRRVDLRTSDELGLPAAGKEAYLAALLGFLTWHGLPANVPSATGAAGPRPLGSITPGRYPLRLPEPVITAVTGLTIGRRERQSGQRCREDGRGHART, encoded by the coding sequence GTGAGGGTGATCGGGCTCATCTCCGGCACGTCGATGGACGCCATCGACGTGGCCGTGGCCGACCTGTCCATCGACGGCCGGACCGTCGTGCTGACCCCCGTGGAGCACGCCGAGCACCCGTTCCCCGAGGACCTGCGCAGGCCACCGACCAGCGCGGCCGAGCTGTGCGCGCTCGACACCCGGCTCGGCCGGGCGTTCGCCGAGGTCGCCTCCCGCTACCGGGGTGACCTGGTCTCGTCGCTCGGCCAGACCGTGCACCACTGGGTCGAGGACGGCCGCTGCTTGGGCACGCTCCAGCTCGGCCAGCCCGCGTGGATAGCCGAAGCCACCGGCCTGCCGGTGGTGGCCGACCTGCGGGTCCGCGACGTCGCCGCGGGTGGTCACGGCGCGCCGCTGGCGAGCACGCTGGACGCCCTCTGGCTGGCCGACTTCGACGGACCGGCCACCGCGCTGAACATCGGCGGCATCGCCAACGTCACCAAGGTCTCACCCGGAGGTGTGGTCGCCTACGACACCGGACCGGGCAACGCGCTCATGGACGCCGCGATGACCGTGCTGTCCGGCGGGCTGCGCAACCAGGACACCGACGGCGAGTTCGCCCGCCGCGGCCGGGTGCGCGCGGACCTGCTCGACCGCCTGCTGGCCGACCCGTACTACGCGCTGCCCGCACCGAAGTCCACCGGCAAGGAGCACTTCAACAGCGCCTACCTGGACCGCGTCACCGAGGGCCTCACGATGCCCGCCGAAGACCTGCTGGCCACGCTCACCGAGCTGACCGCGCGCACGATCGCCGCCGAGTGCGAGGGCACCGTGATCGGCTCGGGCGGCGGCATGCGCAACCCCGCGCTGGTCGAATCGCTGAGCCGCCGCGTGGACCTGCGCACCAGCGACGAACTGGGACTGCCCGCCGCGGGCAAGGAGGCGTACCTCGCCGCCCTGCTGGGCTTCCTGACCTGGCACGGCCTGCCCGCGAACGTGCCGTCCGCCACCGGTGCCGCCGGTCCGCGCCCGCTGGGGTCGATCACCCCCGGCCGCTACCCGCTGCGCCTGCCCGAGCCCGTGATCACCGCCGTGACGGGATTGACGATCGGCCGCCGTGAGAGGCAGTCAGGCCAACGGTGCCGGGAAGATGGGAGAGGCCATGCGCGCACTTGA